The DNA sequence NNNNNNNNNNNNNNNNNNNNNNNNNNNNNNNNNNNNNNNNNNNNNNNNNtttttttttttttggtctgtttttaaaattaacttttatttagTACTTTGAGTGTGATACAGGGGTAGGGGTGCAAATGTCAGACTGTCATTTGTTTTGAGATGCAATCTTattatgtagctcaagctgacatctcaatcctcctgcctcagcctcctgagggctaagAGAGCAAGCATGTACCTCCACACCTAGCTCAGAATTTCAGACCTTCATTATTAGGAATGTTTGACGTATGGACAGAGTGGCCAGCCTCTCTCCACTACAGAAAACAAGACGAAGCAGATGGACATTTCCAGTGAGTGCCACTCCACTCATGCCCTGTAGCAGGAAAGAAACCCCAGGCTCAGGCTGAGGTGCCGATTCATGTGTGAGTAGTATGTCAAAaattcagccgggcgatggtggcgcacgcctttaatcccagcactcgggaggcagaggcaggtggatctctgtgagttcgagaccagactggtctacaaagctagttccaggacaggctccaaagccacagagaaaccctgtctcaaaaaccaaaaaaaacaaaaaaaaacaaaaaaaacaaaaaaaaattcaaactagtGTCAAGTAAAAAACCACACTGCTTTTCCACACCTGGCCAGGCGAGGATACACATCCTCTAGTCTGGACCAGAGGCACTGAATGAATGTGTTACTGAGAAACACTAGGGATGTTCTCTAAGGAACAGCAACAGCCTTCAGACGAAGTGGTATATACATGATGCTCAGACACGAAAAGGAACTAGCAAATTAGCAGCTGGCAAAGTTGGGTAAACTGTGATCACAGACTAACTACTTTAACTACTAACTTTTGCATTTAAGTCCCTTACCTAACAAAACTTAAAACTCTGTACAAATAGGTGAAGTTCACTTAAAAACATCTAAACTTACCATCTGTACCAGAAAATAATTCATACAAAGCCTGAGCCAGCACATTCACAACAAAGGAATGGGTCCTTTTTCTTGACCAATAGAATGACTTTTTGgcctaaaaatgaaaaatattgtttattacatagttgaaaagaaaaaaagcataagcTAATGTTTATGATCTCCTCAAAATGCTATCTGTCCAAGGCCAACCTGCAGGCAGTAGTGCCAAACTCACTCTCAGGGCAGTGGGTCATGTGACACTGAGCTAAGCTTACAGATCTGAGCAGAGTGGCCTGAACCCATTTGGTGTAGCATATACTTAAGCATACAAATCAAAGACTCAGATTCAAGCTTGAACAAGGCTATGAAACACAGGCTTCCAAGCAGATTCCCACGAGGGTCCCCTGCTTCACATCCCTAGACAGAATGTATTTTAAGCCATTTGCGGGGGAGGAAAACTCGAGATTCTTACCTGGAAAACAGCAGCGTCATCATAAAGGTCAGGAATATCTTTTAACAGTTTTCTCCATAATTTTACATCTTTTAAAGCAACTGTCATTCCTCCACCAGTAAGAGGATGCCTCAGGTTATATGCATCTCCCAGAAGGAGAACACCTATGGGAGAAGAACTAAGATCATGAAATCCTGGACAGCTCTGAAACAAAAAAGTTAGTGCTATAAACTTACGATTGACATGAGCTAAAGTcccaaaaatgaattaaaattaaacttgCTTTCTGAGTAACTTAACGTTCTATATCTCAACAAAGCTGCAAGTCATATTGTCTATAGATgataaaactaaatattaaacaCATACCCTGCTAGGCAttcttgggaagtagaggcaggacagacccaggagttcaaggtcatcctctgccatACAGTTTTAGTCTGGGCTTTATAAGATCTTTTCTTGGAGGGGAGGGGGTATGGAGAAGGGGTACTGGAGAGCTGCTTAGCAGGTAGGAGTGCTTGCTACTCTTAGAGAGGacctgtttggttcccagcacccacatgggaccaCTGTAGCTCTAGCTCCAAGGATCCCGATGCCCTCCGCTAGCCTCTGaggccctgcacacacatggcgaGCACACATGTacgttaaaataaaaataaatctttagccAGGTGTGGTCCTGCACAACTTCAatccagtcctcaggaggcagagactggtggatttcttggagtttgaggtcagactggtctacatcaGGCCAGGCAAGACTGCACAGTAAGATCTTCCAAAAAGTAAAGGGTAAACCTTTAAAATATGGATTGAAAACACAACTATACCCCAGCTATCAATCACTATGACACCTGACCAAAATACCAGTTACAGGAAGACTCGAGTTCCTAGAGATGCTACCGTGTCTCAGCCACCCTGGGGCAGGCTCTGCAGAGCCTATTCCCTCGTGGTCCCACCTCTCACTGTCTGCCCTAACCACCCTTCCACTTCAGAACCTCCCTCCCAGCCCTGGACACCCCTGTGGTAGTGGGAATGGAGCTTTATGGGAACCGTTCTCAATACCACTGTGAATTCATCTTCTTGCTCTTACTAGAAAAGTGGTCTTCCACAGGTCAATGGAATAACTTTTAAATCCCTTTTTGTACTCTCAATGGCTGCACAAAGTCAGAGTTCAATAATAATTATATCATAAAACTATGATGTTGGGAACACGTTAAGGTAACCAGTGCTCCTTCTCCTGCTCTTTCTGGCCATGTGAACTTACTACTCCAAGGCAACCAATTCTCAGCTTCATGTTATTTCCCGACCACAAATCTAATCACATGTCATCTGAAGTGAGAGCAGCATTATAAAATACTGCTAAGCGATACCTCGTTTGTTcacaggggaaggaggaaggaagcttgCTGGCATGGTCCGCAGGCGAGAGTTCTGAGAGGCCTCCAGGAACGGCTCCTTCAGGTGGTCTGCAATCAATGCCACCCAAACCAAGTAAGTGGTTTGGAGCACTTCGGTTTCAAATTAACATACATCTTCTTATCAAGCATAAAAGAATACTTAGTTGTGGCTGTTACACAGTTCCTTGCAATAAACCACTAATTacctattttatttataaaactatccATTAAGCACCTCATTGTGCATGTTAAGGAATGACTAAGGAATGTACGAGAAAACATGTAAATAACATACACAACTGAACAGAACAGAGAgatgagaagaagaaatgagtCAAATTTACATCAGACAGGAGAAACCATGTGAACTGACAGCTGTCTGTATTTAGCTTTTATCATCCACATATTCTAATATCACAGGAGATACACTGCCCGTTCACAATGAACTGTGCTGATCTCCGGGCCTCTCTTAGACgccacactcaggaagctggaAAAGAGGCTCCTGTGAGATTTACTTTAGACTGTAGATGACAATGAAGGTAAAATCCTACTTCTTACCAGGCATTTGTGGGTGAATTTGTTCGGCCATGTATTCTCTTAAATTCCTTGGCATTTCCCCACGGATATCAACAAGTACCCGTGTTTCACTGGCTGAAATCTGGTAGACGAGAACTGGACTTGGATTGACCAGAACAAGCTCTGCAAAattggctttaaactgtggtgCATTCTAAAAAATaatgaggaaatattttaataattttcaaatctCAGGTTGCTCTTATTTTTCTACAATTACAACTCCTCCATACCTTCATAAGGAAGCCAACAAAATGAGATGAAACAGAAACTTTATTGGAGACAAGGTTCTTCCTGAACTTGGAGAAAAGCCCATCTGCAACAATAGTCAATGGGGCGTGGAGCTCCTATACAACAGAAGAACACCCAGCAATGGTTAGAGGCACACAAAAGGTCCATCCTTCTGGAACAAAGAGTGTTCAGGAAAATATGGACCCCAAGCAACCTGTGGGTATAAGAGGATGGAGCCCTAAAGGTGACACTTCCTGAGTCTCTGGAGGTCATCTCCCTTTGCTGTTCCGAAACCAAAGCTATCAAAACTCTCCACCATGCTGGATGAGAGGAAGAACTTCAAAGCAAACACAGGCCACGGAAGACTGAAGCTCATCACAAACTCCAACAACTGCCCAGATTCATTATAAAATCACTTACCCTCACGTGCTGCTGTTTAATGCGTGGTTAGACAGAAGAAGCACTTTTATACACATGACAATGTGTACTGATATACTACACCATGAGCAAAGAACCTGGTGGCCCTACCAGAGTACAGTTTCTAGAAAGGGACAACCCTGCACAATAGTCTAGAAGGGCcctttgcctctttctctttaagagacaaacatTAACATACACTAGAAGCGATTTTACGGTTACTTGCTTTCAACATTTTCCTAATTCTGAGTATAACCACATATACAGTAACAACACTgtccactgagctccatccctgggacccacatgacctccacacacacacacactgcagcatGCACActccacacatacaaaataatacagaatttCGAAAGGAATAGGGAGAACACCTCCTAGGAAGAAGTGACCTTCCCTAGTTCTCACCTTGGTGTCTCCAGTCTCCTTGTCCTTGTACTGCACTCCCGTCACGGCGCCGTCTTCCTCTAGCAACTGAAGCACAACACCTTCTATAAACTTCACActaaagaaggaacagaaacacACAGCTGGAGTAGCACGCGGGAGCAATGTCTCTTAGCTATGGACTCTCTAACCCTTGCCTTGCACTCATAGGCACTGGACACATGGATGTGCCTGACTGTACAAAGCAAGAAGTTTGCAACAGTGCAAAGCAGAAAGCTAGCATGTTTAGAATCATGTGAGGTTTTCCCTTTGTAATGTACACCAAACACATATTACAAATGTAATTACTTTTAAAGCTGCATGTCTTTAATCATtcgtttaaaaaaagaatactgaaaaaCCTAATAAAACGCAGTCAGACATAAAAGGGAAGAATTATTAGAATCATATTTGTTAAGGACACAGTATTGAAATCCCTCTAGGTTCACAGATTAGTACCACTCCAGAGCTCATCAAAGATTTCTTTGTGCAGTGCACAGTGTTAATATAGAAACTCACAACAGGTCAAAGTGCAGAGTGAGCATCTGTGGCATGCTCAGCCAAGAATGGCACATCTACATCACACCCTCCGCTAGGCTCAGAGATCACTGCACAAAAGGGGCAGAGAGGATGTAAGAGCCTGAGGCTGGGGAGGACAGAAAAACAGCGCAGTCTTCTGGACACAGCGAGCCCACTGCACGTCTGAACTCatggcagctgtggctgcctgcacgAGATCAAGCTGGTCTACATTCCagcatggaaggcagagggacTCATGAGCCCCCAGACCAAAGAAGCAGTGAGCAGTTGATAGCTGCCAGGGAAGAGAGAGTTGGCTTTCTTTAGGGATGTGGTACCTGATGGGTTGACCATGCTGCGATGGATAGTCTCACATCCGTGAGAAAACTGTACTTAGTGAGTCAGTAATAAAAGGACATGAAGGTGGGAAGTGATAAAGACATGGTGGGGCGGATCTGGGAGGAGTCATGGTAAATAaggtcaaaatacattgtatgcatgtatgaaattctcaaagaattcattatatgtttttaaaaataaaatggcatttgACAAATTTCAAACGTAATTATATCCATCAGAAAGATCATAACTTTTCTATTTGAGGCATGTTCCCACTTTTACACAATGAACACTCCACTTCTGTGAACAGCAAACATTTCATTCAGCCCTCAGGAAAAGTCCACCAACTTCTTCCCTTTGTCAACACAGTGGCCTGTGTCAACCACATAAGTGCTCTCATGTTTGGAACTTCCTTAATCAGCATTAAAAGACATCAGGCAAATACAAGTTAATAATCAAGACAAGCAGCCAGTCCTGTCAGGCTAGGTTCTTGGTGAAAGAGGAACAGGGATTCCTTCTTGCCATCCTCTGTTCTTTCTAGAAAAGGTACTGTAACCACCAACACAGACTCAAATGTGCACAAGCAGGCATGTGCTGTAGCCACAGCTCTAAGCTGGCCTCTAAATGCCAATCAAATAATAATCACCTAACTCTTACTTAAAGGTCTCAATATTCCTTATAGAGacactaaatatattttaattatgaatcATTTTATTATACCTATGCCATCTAGACCATGCCAAAAATTTTGAACAACACTGATGAAATCTCGCCTGTataaaaagacacatttttattctatatatattattatattatacatgAGCATGTGTATAGATGcctgaggaaggcagaagagagcatcagatcctctgaatctggagctacaggtggttgtgagccatgacaTAGGTGCCAAGAACCAAACTCCAGCCCTCTCCAACAACAGAAAGGACTGTCAACTGCTAAGCCACCACACCAGGGCTCAGGTTTGGCTCTTTAACATTATATGTTTAAAGTTGTGGTCTTACTTGGGCTCTGCCATAGCTGCTTTCCGGAGACTCATGATGAATTTGCCGTGGTGGAAAGCAATTCCGCTCTGCACTTGGTTGTTTTCTGACACCGGGTATGGAATTTGAACTTCAGATCTGCTTTCATAATCGTGAACTATGTAGCCATGTATAAGATGGGTATTGAAACCCTCTACTGTATCTGCAAAAATAAATCAGTTCAAATAACTTTATTAATATGCTGAGAGTTATCAAGAAAGACaccaagagacagacacagatattA is a window from the Microtus ochrogaster isolate Prairie Vole_2 chromosome 15, MicOch1.0, whole genome shotgun sequence genome containing:
- the Sqle gene encoding squalene monooxygenase; protein product: MWTFLGIATFTYFYKKCGDVTLANKELLLCVLVFLSLGLVLSYRCRHRNAGLLGRQQSGSQFAAFSDILSALPLIGFFWAKSPPEPEKKEELESSKCRKEASISETTLTGAATSVSASSLNDPEVIIVGAGVLGSTLATVLSRDGRKVTVIERDLKEPDRIVGELLQPGGYRVLKELGLGDTVEGFNTHLIHGYIVHDYESRSEVQIPYPVSENNQVQSGIAFHHGKFIMSLRKAAMAEPNVKFIEGVVLQLLEEDGAVTGVQYKDKETGDTKELHAPLTIVADGLFSKFRKNLVSNKVSVSSHFVGFLMKNAPQFKANFAELVLVNPSPVLVYQISASETRVLVDIRGEMPRNLREYMAEQIHPQMPDHLKEPFLEASQNSRLRTMPASFLPPSPVNKRGVLLLGDAYNLRHPLTGGGMTVALKDVKLWRKLLKDIPDLYDDAAVFQAKKSFYWSRKRTHSFVVNVLAQALYELFSGTDDSLHQLRKACFLYFKLGGECVAGPVGLLSVLSPHPLVLIRHFFAVAVYATYFCFKSEPWATKPRALFSSGAVLYKACSIIFPLIYSEMKYLIH